One genomic window of Cheilinus undulatus linkage group 7, ASM1832078v1, whole genome shotgun sequence includes the following:
- the rgs2 gene encoding regulator of G-protein signaling 2 — protein MRESPAGLISSQNMAFTDCMKTTDMCTEKKGIKRRNWRNRIGFLLKTNSSQSILHIMKNRSYRPTADDVSQWAQSLDTLLSHKYGKTAFCIFLKSEFCEENIEFWTACEDYKTQTSQKELVSKAHSIYEQFIKSEAPKEINLDYHTRNAITQSLAEPTVTCFLAAQRKVYSLMENNSYPRFIHSDLYRELCEAARGEGKLIKS, from the exons ATGAGAGAGAGTCCTGCTGGACTGATTTCATCCCAAAACATGGCATTCACCGACTGCATGAAAACGACTGACATGTGCACCGAGAAGAAGGGGATCAA GAGGAGGAATTGGAGAAACAGGATAGGATTTCTGCTGAAGACAAACTCATCCCAGTCGATACTGCATATAATGAAAAACAGATCCTACAG GCCGACAGCTGATGACGTGAGCCAATGGGCGCAGTCACTTGACACATTACTCAGTCATAAAT ATGGGAAGACTGCTTTCTGTATCTTCCTGAAGTCTGAGTTCTGCGAGGAGAACATTGAGTTTTGGACGGCGTGTGAAGATTACAAGACCCAGACGTCGCAGAAAGAGCTGGTGTCCAAGGCACACAGCATTTACGAGCAGTTCATCAAAAGTGAAGCTCCGAAAGAG ATAAACCTGGATTACCACACCAGAAACGCCATCACCCAGAGCCTCGCTGAGCCCACTGTGACATGTTTCCTGGCAGCTCAGAGGAAAGTCTACAGCCTGATGGAGAACAACTCGTACCCCAGGTTTATCCACTCTGACCTCTACAGAGAACTGTGCGAAGCTGCCAGGGGAGAGGGCAAACTCATTAAATCCTAG
- the LOC121512151 gene encoding regulator of G-protein signaling 21-like isoform X2: protein MPSLIVEPLNTQQFIMDRDDRKRNKNIGKNFMCRLQGMFSHSSSSERLTLEDTQQWSQSLERLLESKYGLATFRNFLKSEYSDENIEFWLTCEDYKKIKSSFRMSSRAKKIYEQFVKAESPKEINIDYHTREQIKRSVKSPTLHCFDDAQKIVYGLMERDSYPRFLRSDIYRTLLENLAADAAKG, encoded by the exons ATGCCCAGCCTAATCGTCGAACCACTCAACACACAGCAGTTCATCATGGACAGAGATGACAGGAAGAGAAACAAGAACAT TGGAAAGAACTTTATGTGCCGACTCCAAGGCATGTTCTCACACTCATCAAGCTCTGAGAG GCTAACTTTAGAAGACACCCAACAATGGTCACAGTCACTGGAACGGCTTCTGGAGTCTAAAT ATGGACTGGCGACTTTTCGCAACTTCCTCAAATCTGAATACAGCGATGAGAATATTGAGTTTTGGCTCACTTGTGAAGACTATAAGAAGATCAAGTCTTCGTTCAGGATGTCCTCAAGAGCAAAGAAGATTTATGAGCAGTTCGTCAAGGCAGAATCTCCCAAGGAG ATCAACATCGACTATCACACCCGAGAGCAGATCAAACGAAGCGTCAAGTCTCCCACCCTGCACTGCTTTGACGATGCTCAGAAGATCGTTTATGGGCTGATGGAAAGAGACTCGTACCCGCGGTTCCTCCGCTCGGACATTTATAGAACTCTCCTGGAAAACCTTGCTGCTGATGCTGCGAAGGGTTGA
- the LOC121512151 gene encoding regulator of G-protein signaling 21-like isoform X1 translates to MPSLIVEPLNTQQFIMDRDDRKRNKNIGKNFMCRLQGMFSHSSSSESRLTLEDTQQWSQSLERLLESKYGLATFRNFLKSEYSDENIEFWLTCEDYKKIKSSFRMSSRAKKIYEQFVKAESPKEINIDYHTREQIKRSVKSPTLHCFDDAQKIVYGLMERDSYPRFLRSDIYRTLLENLAADAAKG, encoded by the exons ATGCCCAGCCTAATCGTCGAACCACTCAACACACAGCAGTTCATCATGGACAGAGATGACAGGAAGAGAAACAAGAACAT TGGAAAGAACTTTATGTGCCGACTCCAAGGCATGTTCTCACACTCATCAAGCTCTGAGAG CAGGCTAACTTTAGAAGACACCCAACAATGGTCACAGTCACTGGAACGGCTTCTGGAGTCTAAAT ATGGACTGGCGACTTTTCGCAACTTCCTCAAATCTGAATACAGCGATGAGAATATTGAGTTTTGGCTCACTTGTGAAGACTATAAGAAGATCAAGTCTTCGTTCAGGATGTCCTCAAGAGCAAAGAAGATTTATGAGCAGTTCGTCAAGGCAGAATCTCCCAAGGAG ATCAACATCGACTATCACACCCGAGAGCAGATCAAACGAAGCGTCAAGTCTCCCACCCTGCACTGCTTTGACGATGCTCAGAAGATCGTTTATGGGCTGATGGAAAGAGACTCGTACCCGCGGTTCCTCCGCTCGGACATTTATAGAACTCTCCTGGAAAACCTTGCTGCTGATGCTGCGAAGGGTTGA